The sequence below is a genomic window from Nicotiana tomentosiformis chromosome 6, ASM39032v3, whole genome shotgun sequence.
CTTAATCCATGTGATTCAGTCATATCCAAATCTTTTGGATTAGTTCCATATGGGAGTTCCCATTCAAAATGGTGGAGTAACTGCGCCAATGCATGTCGAACATTAGCTAAACCAAATTGCATTCCCGGACAAGCCCTTCTTCCTGCACCAAATGGAATAAACTCAAAGAAATTTCCCATATAGTCAATAAGAGAATTCTCAAATCTCTCTGGTATAAAACATTCAGGATCATTCCAACTTTCTGGATCTCTCGCAAGTGCCCATGCATTGACTAGCACTCTAGTCCTAAGAGGTATGGTGTATCCATCAATATCTGTTTGCTCCCTACATTCCCTGGGCAGAAGAGGAAATGGAGTATGAAGCCTTAATGTCTCCTTAATCACTAAGTCTAGATATGTCAACTTTTCAAGATCTTCTTCATCATTACTTTT
It includes:
- the LOC138894989 gene encoding premnaspirodiene oxygenase-like; its protein translation is MTSVRSRLVNAHQKVDEIMEDILNKHIENKSAGNKGNGEFGGEDLVDVFLRIKENAELQFPITNDHIKAVVFDIFIAGSETSSTTIIWALSEMMKNPNIMAKAQSEVRQVFKGKSNDEEDLEKLTYLDLVIKETLRLHTPFPLLPRECREQTDIDGYTIPLRTRVLVNAWALARDPESWNDPECFIPERFENSLIDYMGNFFEFIPFGAGRRACPGMQFGLANVRHALAQLLHHFEWELPYGTNPKDLDMTESHGLSAAKQQDLYLVPINHRNDEEL